TTACTGGCACAAGAAAGATTTGACAGATCATTGATAGCAGTGACAGCCGAAGCTTGCTCCATACCTGACTGAAACGGCCCAATCGGAAGAGATGAAGTGGACACCGTGCGTAGCGCTTGACCAGCCGGCTTGAATCCACTCAAATCGCCATCAAGATTGCGACGAGAAGCCCTCTTCATAGCCTTCAAAGTAGAATCCTCATCTACATGAGTAGATCCATCTTTAGATAAGGCAATAAAGCGTGCACTTCTACGAACAAAAGCAGGTGAGTCTGAATTGTTTTTGTATAATGGAAAAAAATTCGAACCTTTCCCCGGAGGCATCAGTTTCTTCTCCGGTGGGATGGGCAATTTTACTTGCCCCGCCCCAATATGCAAACTGCGTTCAATCTTCCTTACATCATCCATCGGCTGGCCCTCCCTTTCAAATGCAAAACTCCTCTGTCCCTGGAATGCAGGCTGCAAAGAATATTCAGTCTGCATAGGAGGAGGATAAATTTCAAGAATGGGAGGGGGACAAACATGTACCATGGACCAGCAACATGCCGCTGGCATATTCATGGCCGTGTGTGCCGAAGTAAGCACAACAGACGGACCAACCCCCTTCTTGTTACTTACTAACTGCTCATCAGGAATATTCTGTAGCAAAAAGTTGCAGCCATTAGTGCTATCTGACCCAACAACAATATTCCTTTTGCCACAAGAAAATACTCCAGCAGAAAGTTGTGAGTAAATATTCTGCATTCTATGCTCCTGTCGTGCAGCCTGCTGATAAAATTCAGTACGCATAGTAGGACCAAATTCAAGCGAGGGAGGGAGGAAAGCATGTACCTTGGACCAACTGCTTGCGTCAGGCACAATCCTGGTCGTGTGTACAGAGTTAATCACACCAGTCGGGTCAGCCCCTTTCATGTTACTCACTATCTGCTCATCAAGAATACTCTGTAGCATTAAGTTGCAGCCATTAGTATCATATGACCCAACAACAGAGCTCCTTTTGCCACCAGAAAGAAACCCAGCAGCAGATGACATTCCATTCTTATGCAGCTTCAGATCTGCCCCAGTTCGGCCAATCAAAGAGGGACGTACAGAATGCAGGgcagacaagttgagcaaaggaaaacccttcatcacagcaGGCACAGGTTCATTAGCCTTCTCCAAGGGTGAAATGGCAGCAGCCCCAAGCATTGGAGAATCTTCTCCATCACCAAAACCCCCTGCCATAGAACCAGCACCACCCCCCTTCCCATCTAATTTATGCTTTTTGAAAGCATGTTCTGGACTTTTATCCTCTTGTTCAGAAACCTTGTCCATACCACCCCCACCATCATTACGAGACTCCTCCCTAAAA
This portion of the Zea mays cultivar B73 chromosome 2, Zm-B73-REFERENCE-NAM-5.0, whole genome shotgun sequence genome encodes:
- the LOC103647775 gene encoding uncharacterized protein isoform X2, with amino-acid sequence MYTYRKMGVIRLLVGVMSRDPLPLTTDIVFDKKGYEITYSIEDKNFIPASPVIFREESRNDGGGGMDKVSEQEDKSPEHAFKKHKLDGKGGGAGSMAGGFGDGEDSPMLGAAAISPLEKANEPVPAVMKGFPLLNLSALHSVRPSLIGRTGADLKLHKNGMSSAAGFLSGGKRSSVVGSYDTNGCNLMLQSILDEQIVSNMKGADPTGVINSVHTTRIVPDASSWSKVHAFLPPSLEFGPTMRTEFYQQAARQEHRMQNIYSQLSAGVFSCGKRNIVVGSDSTNGCNFLLQNIPDEQLVSNKKGVGPSVVLTSAHTAMNMPAACCWSMGQRSFAFEREGQPMDDVRKIERSLHIGAGQVKLPIPPEKKLMPPGKDEDSTLKAMKRASRRNLDGDLSGFKPAGQALRTVSTSSLPIGPFQSGYPFGVTEAIKLGHPSARGAATVGCGGFATLGANGHGLFFPGAWVAI
- the LOC103647775 gene encoding uncharacterized protein isoform X1, which encodes MYTYRKMGVIRLLVGVMSRDPLPLTTDIVFDKKGYEITYSIEDKNFIPASPVIFREESRNDGGGGMDKVSEQEDKSPEHAFKKHKLDGKGGGAGSMAGGFGDGEDSPMLGAAAISPLEKANEPVPAVMKGFPLLNLSALHSVRPSLIGRTGADLKLHKNGMSSAAGFLSGGKRSSVVGSYDTNGCNLMLQSILDEQIVSNMKGADPTGVINSVHTTRIVPDASSWSKVHAFLPPSLEFGPTMRTEFYQQAARQEHRMQNIYSQLSAGVFSCGKRNIVVGSDSTNGCNFLLQNIPDEQLVSNKKGVGPSVVLTSAHTAMNMPAACCWSMPAFQGQRSFAFEREGQPMDDVRKIERSLHIGAGQVKLPIPPEKKLMPPGKDEDSTLKAMKRASRRNLDGDLSGFKPAGQALRTVSTSSLPIGPFQSGYPFGVTEAIKLGHPSARGAATVGCGGFATLGANGHGLFFPGAWVAI